From Paenibacillus graminis:
GCAAGCACTGGTCCATGCGGATTTTGACACCTCACAGGTCTCTGCTGAGATTATCGTTTCCTCACAAATGCCTGAATCTTATCCGTTCACAGTGGGGTATGAAGCCTATTTCGAACAAGCTAAGCTTGTGTTCCATGAAGTAGATTATCCGGACGGCAAAGTGGAAGCCACGTTGTACGAATATGGACCGGCCGGTAAACAGGAGATTGTACTGGATCAAGGCAATCCTTATGAAAAAAGCTTGCGCTACGCGCTCCAAAGCTTCACCGATGGCACCCCCTCCATTATTTCACTGGAGCATGCCGCAAACGCCGCTGAAGCTGCTTTTGAGATTACCCGAAAATTGTCTTGACACACATAGCAGCTTGAATAGCCGGGCACCCCCACCTTTTTCTTTGTTTTAGTATGTAAGGACCGTTATATGGTGCATTCAGGCGGTGTTGGCGGGGGCTGCCGGGTTTTTGTTTTATTATTATGAATTTTTCATATGATGTAATATTCATTGTATGCTATTTCGAGTTCGAATTCACGTCAGGTTAGGCATAAGTTCTAACTTAAAATAAGTTAACATATTTATTGTTATGTTAACTTATAATATTTTATAAATGTAAAATGCCAATTATTAGGTATCGTTATTAAAATTTTGCGTTTCATCCACATAAGAACATATGTTTTTATTTCTGGTTTGCTTATCTAAAGGGTATTCACGTAGAATCCAAGCCCGTTTTTTTGCTATAATAAGGTAATTACAGGGTTGGGAGGTATGTAGCATGAAAAAGGATAATAGTTTTAAGGAATTCATAAAAAGTCCAGATCCTAATATGGCAGAACTCCCCTACTCTCGCCACGCTATAGAGCCGGAAAATATCGTCTGGCATAAGGAAACCATGAGCGTCGACAGTCTTCATGAAGCATATGAATGGATCACAAGCGGTCCTCTTTTGGAGATTCGCTACCTCTATTCCGGCTATCAGACATCCGACTGGATGCTGGCTCATGTTCTGGTGTTTGAACTCACTCGGCTGAATACAATTTCCGATCCTCAGTTTCTTGTCCATGCGAATTATGATTTCACGAGTGAAGGCCTATGCTACAAAATCTGGGTAACGCCATTGACTCCGCTGCCCGCCTATAGTGACGACGAAAAGCCTGAATAACCCTCATATTTGATGGGGTTATCCAAGCTTATCCATTGATTCATTAATCAATATTGGCTACCTTCCATTCCCCTTGCTTGTTGCGCAGCAAATAGATTCCATAACTCTGATCCGCCTGATAACCTTCATCCGTCATGAACTTATAGCTTACATTAAAGCTTGCCCTCTGCGTGCCTTCCGCAGAAATTCCCTCATACGTCAACTCCGTAAAACGGTAAGCCGTTGAATTCTCAACGAAAAACATCAAGTACTCTCCGGTTTCAGGTGATTGCATTGTGCTGAGAAACTTCTGTTTGTCATGCGCAACAATAGCTTCGAGGCAGTTCATTACCTCCCTCAGCATCTGCCTGCCCTCTTTGCTATTCCCGACATCGGGCTCCTGAACAAAAACTCCGGCCACCAGCGCTGGCTGCTTCTTCATATACTGCACTTCTCTCAAGACATCAACGAACAGGGGCAAAAGCTCTTTCCGCTGCTCTGCAGTGGTCCGGATTTCTGCCTGGTAGACTTGTCCTTTGGCTTGAAACTTGAACACGTCCACTCTGCTGTTTCCATCGGAATAACCGCCTTGGTATTCCTTATATTGTTGCAGGGCTGCATCACTGCCGGCTATTTCAGGCTTGTCCTCCCCGGCTTGGGCGGAATCGCCTTCACTTGAAACATGAAATGATATCCAATTTCCTTTGTCGCTAGTCCCCCATGCAGTTCGGCCATTCTGTTCAAAACGGTTCATATTCTCCGGCATAAAAACGGCCAGCGGCAAGCTCTGGTCAGCAGAATATTTCGCCTGCAGCTCCGTGCCTGTAGTCAGATACGACCGACCGCTTCCATCGTATTCGGGGACTTCACCTTGAAACAACCCGACAGACTTTGCAGCAGGCAAAGGGGATGATTCAGTAGTAGGTGAAGCTGCCGGGGCAGTTGTTGTTGGAGCTGCGGCAGGGACAGTTGTCGGCTGTGCCGGACTGGCTTTTGCTTCCGGAACATTAGAATCTGTAACGTTGCTGCAGCCTGCGCTAAAGGCGGCCATTGCTGATAAACAACCAATCCAGACGATTTTTTGGATGTGGGACATGATCAATCACCTCAAAAGAAAGACGCTGGAAATCTCTAGAAGTTGCACTATCTTCATGCCCGCTGTTAATTAGCCCTAAAAAAGTTCGATAATCATTCCCAGGCGTTCTCCTTCGATCTGCGCTTCCAGCCTGCCTCCATGCAGCCTGATGATCTCCGCAGCAATGGACAGACCCAACCCCGCGCCTTCACCAGTCCGCGAGGAATCCCGTTTGTAGAACCGGTCAAACAGCCGGTGCAGCTCCCCGCCCTCTACCGTTTGGGCCGGGGTGCTCCACAATTCCAGACGCACCGGGCATTGACGGCGGCTCTCTACCACAGATTCCCGGAGGCGGATGATAAGCTCCGTATCCGCACGGCTGTATTTGAAGGCGTTGGAGAGCAGATTTTCCAGCACCCGGACGAAAAGGTCAGCGTCAATCTCCACATGGACCGACTGATCCGGAAGCAGCAGAACCGTATCAATCTGCCTGTCCCTGCTTTGGGGATGATACCCATCCACAACCTGGCGCAGCAGCTCCTGCATATTCACCCTGCTCTTGTTCATCACGGTGGGTTTCCATTTCAGCTGCGAAATCTCAAAAAACTCATCAAGCAGCTTCTTTAAATAACCTGTCCGTTCCTCCAAAACCTCAATATACCGCTCCCTTTCCGGCTCACTGTCATACGATTTTTCTTTGAGCAGACTGAGAAAGCCCATGATGGATGTTAACGGCGTGCGCAGATCATGGGAAATATTGAGCAGAAAATCCTTCTCCTTGCTCCGGCTTGTGACGATTTGCTCCGCCATATCATTCAGTGCTGCTGCCATCGTGGTAAGCTCGTTGTTGTATTTTAGCGGGATACGGGCCTGAAATTCAGTCGCGTACAGCGTATGCGTGCCCCGTTCGAGAGTACGCATATACCGGATTCTCCCCCGGACACCGAGATAAAAAAACAGCAAAAACACAACAATACCCAGCAGAGACACAGGATTCTCGGTATACGTAATCGTGCTTGCAGCCACCAGATAGAGTCCGTTCCCCAGCTTTCGCGTTTCCTGCATTTTTGTGCCGGAGCTATTGTTATAGCTGATGTCGATGCCTTCTTTGGGTGTAAAGAAAAGGATATTGTAGACTTGTTCCTCCTCCGGATTGCCGATCACGAAACTTCCAGCTTCGAGCGCAGGGGAAACATCTGCGGTAGACCGCAGTGCCTTGCCCCCCGGCAATGTCTCCCCGGAGCGGACAATGACAACGTGTGAATTGGCTTGCAGCAGTTCCCCCTGCACGTTAACCACAGACACAACAATTTCCTCTGCAGCCCTAAAGCCTTTGCTGTAATCCAAAGGAAACTTCTCCCGCAGCTCCTGCTCCAGCTGGTGGGGAATAGCCGCCTCGCCTGCCCGGGCATCCAGCCAGGCCGCCAGCGGATTGCCGACCTTCTCCCTGTAGTTCATAATCCGCTCTGCATCGGTCTGCACCGGATAAAATAACGCGGAGCCCTTCAGAAAATGAGCTGTCAATGAAACTGCGGCCAGCGTGGCGGCCAGCGACAGAATAAAAATCAGGACCAGTTCCCCGACCAGTCCTGTTTTAAGCTTCTTTGTCCACTTTATAACCAACACCCCAGACCGTTCTGATGTACTTGGAGTTTTTGACGGTATCACCCAGCTTTTCCCGCAGATTGCGGATATGGGTAAGCACGGTGTTGTCGCTCTCCAGATAGGTATCTTCCCATACCAGCTCATAAATATCGCGTGAGGTAAACACCCGGCCCTTGTTCCTGGCCAGCAGCAGCAATATCCCATATTCTTTGGGCGTCATGTTGATCTCTACGCCATTTTTGGACACGGCATGTTCCTCCGGCAACAGAGTGACATCCTTAATCTGCAGCTCTCCCGGTGCTTCCGCCGACTTTTCTGCGGCTGCCGGCCTGCGTTTTAGAATCGCTGAGATTCGCAAAGACAGCTCTGTCAGATCAAAGGGCTTCGTCACATAATCATCGCAGCCGGCAATGAATCCCCTGATTTTATCCTCCTGCTGGTCCTTGGCGGTCAGGAAAATCACCGGAACCTCCGAGATTTCCCTAATCCGGCCAATCAGATCAAAACCATTCATGACCGGCATCATTATATCCAGTAAAATGAGCTGAAAAACCCCGGTCCGAATGTGGTCCAGCGCCGTCTCCCCATCATAGCAGGTCGAAATGCTGTACCCTTCCCGCTCCAAATATATGGATAAAAATTCCACAATCGTCCGGTCGTCATCCACAATTAAAATCCGGGCACACATCTCGTCCAGCCGCCTTTCGTCCCTGTCTCCTCTAAACAAAAAGCAGCAGCTTCATCAGATACATGTAAAAGATCGCGCTTGCTCCGGCCAGTCCCAATCCCAGGATGACCGCTGCGTCAAGGAGATGCAGTTTTTTGCTTCGTCCATATTTTACCGTAAACCCTACCGAACACGCTATGCCTGCTGCGACCCCGGCTGCAAGAATGTTGGCTGCAAGCAGCCAATGGCCCTGTACCGCCCGGCTTTCGGAGAAAACACCAAGCAGGATCGCTGCCGCCGCACCAAGAATAAGCGGAGCAATAAGATAGGCAGGAAGCCTGTGCCGCAGACGCATTCTCGCCGCTCCCGGTTTTTTGCGCCTGCAAATGGCAATCACTCCCGCTATAAGACCCGGCAGTGCACCGGCCAGCGCTATTTTCCAAGCCAATCCTCCGGCCCCTGCTTCCCACGAATCCAGCTTCACAAACGCCTGGTAGGGTACTGTAGTGTCCAGCACGAGATATTTGCTCCCGCTCTCCCCTTCTTTTAGCACAAGATATTTATTGACCCTTTTATTGTAAAAAATCCGCTTGCCAACCGGTGTGTATGGCCCGTTCAGCTCCTCACCCGCGGATTTCAGGGTAACCTCCCCCTGAT
This genomic window contains:
- a CDS encoding sensor histidine kinase; protein product: MLVIKWTKKLKTGLVGELVLIFILSLAATLAAVSLTAHFLKGSALFYPVQTDAERIMNYREKVGNPLAAWLDARAGEAAIPHQLEQELREKFPLDYSKGFRAAEEIVVSVVNVQGELLQANSHVVIVRSGETLPGGKALRSTADVSPALEAGSFVIGNPEEEQVYNILFFTPKEGIDISYNNSSGTKMQETRKLGNGLYLVAASTITYTENPVSLLGIVVFLLFFYLGVRGRIRYMRTLERGTHTLYATEFQARIPLKYNNELTTMAAALNDMAEQIVTSRSKEKDFLLNISHDLRTPLTSIMGFLSLLKEKSYDSEPERERYIEVLEERTGYLKKLLDEFFEISQLKWKPTVMNKSRVNMQELLRQVVDGYHPQSRDRQIDTVLLLPDQSVHVEIDADLFVRVLENLLSNAFKYSRADTELIIRLRESVVESRRQCPVRLELWSTPAQTVEGGELHRLFDRFYKRDSSRTGEGAGLGLSIAAEIIRLHGGRLEAQIEGERLGMIIELF
- a CDS encoding response regulator transcription factor; translation: MCARILIVDDDRTIVEFLSIYLEREGYSISTCYDGETALDHIRTGVFQLILLDIMMPVMNGFDLIGRIREISEVPVIFLTAKDQQEDKIRGFIAGCDDYVTKPFDLTELSLRISAILKRRPAAAEKSAEAPGELQIKDVTLLPEEHAVSKNGVEINMTPKEYGILLLLARNKGRVFTSRDIYELVWEDTYLESDNTVLTHIRNLREKLGDTVKNSKYIRTVWGVGYKVDKEA